GAGTAGGGGCCGCCCTTGTTGAGGTAGTACTGGCCGGTACGCATGTAGGTGATTGCCGAGGTTACGCCGCCCTGGGCACTCGCCCGGGATTCGGTGACCGTGTCTTCACCCAGCGGGTTGTAGATGCCCCAGTGCTGGTGGGCGTCGACCACGCCGGGGAACACCAGTTTGCCGGCGGCATCGATGACCTCCGCGTCGTCGGCGGAGAGGTCCGGCCCGATCTTGGTGATGGTGCCGTGGGTGACGAGAATGTCCAAATATTCGCCGTCGGCGGGGGCGTTCTCCTCGGGCCGCACAACGGTGCCGTTTTTGATGAGGAAAGTACTCACGAGGAACTCCTGATGATGTGTTGTTGGAAAGGTGTGGGGCGCCGGTGCGGCGGTCAGGCTCGGGGCCCGAGATGCTCCGCGGTCAGCCAGGCCAGGCCGAACGCGGTGAGTAGACCGTTGCCGGCCAGGTACCCGGCGGCTCCGTGCCCGGAGATGCCGGATGCGGCGCCGCCGGAGGCGTAGAGACCCGGGATTGGTGTTTGGTCTTTCTGTGTGAGCACCCGGGCGTGCTCGTCAACCACCAGGCCGCCCTGGGTGTGGAAGAGGGCGGGAACAATACGGACCGCTGCGAAGGGGCCGTTCAACGGACGGCGTTCATCGCTGCGTCCCTGCCGGTCCTCCTCTTCGCCCCGCGCGGCCCGCCCTGCGGCTTCGACCTCGTCGATGAGCGTGTCCACAGGCACCCTGATGCGCTCGGCCAGGGCTGCCAGATCGTCAGCCCGGAGCAGTGCGCCGCTCTCGGCAACCTGGCGGAAGTCCGTGAAGGCAAGGCACTGCTGTTCGATGCGCTCGTCGATGATGATCCAGCCGGTCTGGTCCGGCTGTGCGGCGAGGAGGGCTGCGAATTCGGAGTAGCCGGTGGTCTCGTCCGCGAAACGGCGTCCGTCCGCATTTACGATGAGGCCTCCGTGGAGGACGGTGGCCCAGCCGACCAAGGTCTGGCTGGAGGCCGATAAGGCTGCGTGGCCCTGATAGGCGTCGAGGTACGCCGTGCCGGCTCCCAGGGCCGTCCCGATGCGCAGGGCGTCTCCGCGGCTGTAAAAACCGCCGTGGTAGTGGACGCCCGCCATCTCCGGAATCCACTGCTTCACCAGCTCAGGGGCGCCGCCGTAACCATTGGTGGCCAGTAGCACCGCCGGCACTGCCAGGCGGTCGCGGGCACCGTCCGGGGTGGAGGCGACAAGGCCGGACACGGCTCCCCCGGTGACTTCGACTTCTTGGAGCGTCATTGGCGTGATGAGTTCGATGCGGTCATGCCGCCGGACGCGCTCGACGAGGTGGGCCAGCAGGGTTGACCCGTGGCGGCCCGTGATCGTGTGGCAACGGTCCGCGCTGTGGCCCGGATAGCGGAAGTCGGTCACCAGCTCCAGTGGCAGCTCCAGCGTATCCGCCATCCACGTGACCATTGGCGCACTCGCCCGGGTCAGAGCGTCAGCCAGCCGTTGGTCGGCGCTACCTTCCGTCTTGCGTTCAATGTCTTCGAGGAAGCGCCCGGGAGTGTCCTCCACAGCGGCCTCTTCCTGCCATCTGGTCCCGGCGGCCGGGATCATGGCGGTGCACATCGAGGTGTTGTTGCCGCGCAGGAATTGTTCGTCGGCGTCGATGACGACGACGTTGTGGCCTAGCTCGGCGGCGCGCAGGGCGGCGATCAAGCCGCCGCCGGCGCCGGCCACGGCCAGATCGAAATCAAACTCGGACATCTCACCTCGCTCTCCGTTCCGCCTGACGGAACATCTTTGGTTTGTGTCGTGGAACACTCTGCCCCATCAATTTGCCGGACGCAAGGGTTTTTTGGATCAACCCAGCCGATAGCCAGCGAAACTTATTGCTCATGGCCTCGACAAGCGTTCCGGTAGACGGTACAAATAGTGGAAGCAATCAGTCAGGACATACACTCCGTCAGCAGGGAGCCAACAATGCAAACCACGTCCAGCGGGACCACCTCCGCGGCCCGGGCTGCAGACGTTCTGATGGCCTTTGGCCGAAGGAACAGCGCCTTGGGCATTTCGGAGATTGCCCGCTCGACGGGACTGTCCAAGGCCGTGGTGCACCGCATCGTGTCAACGTTTGTGGAGCGTGGCCTCCTCACGTACGAAGCCTCGACGCGCCGGTACCGGCTCGGGCCGGCCGCAGTCACCCTCGGCGCCCGGGCGCTGGACACGTCGCCGCTGCGGCGGGCCGCCCGGGAGGCGCTAGTCGAACTCCAGCGCCAGACCGGCGAAACCGCCACGGTGTCGGCCCGGGTCCCGGGAGGCCGGGTCTACCTCGACCAGGTTGAGAGTACGCAGGAAATCAAGATGACGGTCGAGATCGGCCGCTGTTTCGACCTGCACAGCGGCAGTTCCGGCCGCGCCATCCTGGCGTTCCTGTCCGAGGAGGAGCAGGAAGACATCCTCGCCCGGCCGCTTCCCCGCCAGACGGCCGCCACCGTGACGGATCCGGACGCCCTGCGCGCGGCGCTGCGCGAAGCACGCGCCTTGGGCATGTGCCATTCGGAAGGAGAGCGTCAGGAGGGCGCGGCGTCGTTGGCCGCCCCAGTGTTCTCGGCAGACGGCGACGTCGTCGGCTCCGTCTCCGTCTGCGGACCGAGCTACCGGATGACGGAAGAAAAACGCGCCCGCTACGAGGAAGCACTCCTCGAAGCAGCGTCCCGGGTTTCCCGCAATCTCGGCTATAACGCCCCGGGCGCCGGCCGCGAGGCGGCCTCATGATCCCGCGCAGCTGGCTGTACGTTCCGGGCCATCGGGAGGACCGGATTGCCAAGGCCCTGCGGTCGGACGCCGACGCGGTCATCATTGATCTGGAGGACGCGGTGCCCTCTCCGGCCAAGGCGACCGCCCTGCAGAACACGCTTCGGGCCCTGGAGGCTTCCGCGGCGGACCGGGAGGTATGGGTCCGCCTGAACCCGCTGGACTCCGTGTGGTCAGCGCAGGAGCTGGAAAGCCTGGGGTGGCAGGGCCGGAAGCCCGACGGGGTCCGCATCGCCAAGGCAGAGGACCCCGAAGCCATCGCCCGGGCTGCCGACATCCTGGACTGCGACATGCACCTCTTGATCGAATCAGCGTCCGCCCTGCGGGATGCCACGCAGCTTGCCGGAGCCCACCACCGAGTCACAGGATTGGCCCTGGGCGAAGCGGATCTGGCCGCCGACCTCCGGGTGTCGCCCGAAGGACTGGACTGGGCGCGCGGCTGGATTGTCACCGCTGCCCGCTCCCACGGCCTCGCCTCTCCGGTCCAAAGCGTCTACACGGACGTCGCCGATCTTGACGGCCTGCGCCGCAGCAGCCTCCAGGGACGGCGGCAGGGCTTCTTCGGACGCACCGTGATCCACCCCCGCCAGATCGACGTCGTCAATCACGCGTTCACTCCCACTCCGGAGGAAGTGTCGCGCGCCGAGGGCGTTGTGGCCTTGGCCCAAACGTCCGCAGAGGCCGGGGAGACGGCCGTTCTCGACCCCGACGGGCGCTTCATAGATCCCGCCGTTGTGGAGAACGCCCGGCTCATCCTCGACCTCGCCATCCGCGACTAATCCCTTTTGAGGAGACCCATGCAAAACCTCACCACTTCCACCACCGACGCCCTGCTGAACGCCGTCACCGGAAGCACCCAGGACGTTATCGAACTAGGTCACCCGCACTTCACCGGGATGCCCAGCTCCCCCAACCACCCAGGGTTCCGGATGACGCTGATCCGCAGGCACGGCGACATGGTCCGGCCCGACGGCGGGTCAGCCTCCAACGAAATCATCGTCACCGGTGGCCACGTCGGCACCCACGTCGATGCCCTCTCCCACGTCAGCCACGAGGGAATGCTCCACGGCGGGGTCGACGCAGAGGAAGCGCAGCGCGGCGGAAAGTTCTCCCAGCTCGGGGCCGACAAGATCCCCTTCCTGCTCCGGCGCGGCCTGCTCCTGGACATCGCCAAACTTCACGGCGTGGACGCCCTCGATGCCGGCCAGGCAGTGACCGTGGATGATCTCAAGGATGCCGCGGCCGCCGCCGGAGTCACCCCCGGGGAGGGTGACGTGGTGCTGATCCGGACCGGATGGGCACGGCACTTCGACGACCCCGCACGCTATCTGGGACAAACGGACGGCGTGCCGGGGCCCGATGTCGAAGCCGGCCGCTGGCTGGCCTCGGCCGGGATCGTCGCCGCCGGCGCCGACACCACCGCCTTCGAGCACATCCCCGCCGGTCAAGGCCACAGCGTGCTTCCCGTACACCGGGTGATGCTGGTGGAGAATGGCATCCACATCATCGAACACCTCAATCTTGAGGACGCCTCCCGGTACGGCCTGACTGAGTTCACCTTCGTCATGGCGCCGCTGCGGATCACCGGCGGAACGGGTTCGCCGATCCGCCCGGTCGCGGTGGTTTCCCGATGAGCCGCCACGACCTCACCGGCACCGTCGTCGGCCGGCTGGCCGCACTGGCGGACCATACCCGGCAGGACGGGCTGGGCCCGGAACTGCGCAAAGATGTCGCCCGCCGGGTTTTGGACCTCCTGGGCAACTCGCTCGCGGCCCACGACCAGCCTTCCGCCGCCGCCGTCATCGGCGTCGCCAACGGTTGGGGCGGCAACCCGGATGCCACCGCGATCGGGACCGGCCGCCGTTTTCCCGCCGCGACCGCCGGCCTGGTCAACGGCACGTTGGCCCACTCCATGGACTCGGACGACACCCACCTCCCTTCGGTCCTGCACCCCTCTGCCTCCGTCATTCCTGCAGCCCTGGCGGTCGCAGAGGCCACCGGAGCCAGTGGCGCCGCGTTGCTGGACGCCGCCGGCGTCGGAATCGAGATCACGGTGCGGCTCGGCATGGGCGGCTACGACGAGGACCTGGGGAACTCGGAGTTTTTCGAGCGGGGCCAGCACGCCACCTCGATCTGCGGCGCGGTTGGCTCCGCGGCCGCGGCCGCGACGCTCTACGGGCTCGACGCCGAGGGCATCGCGGACGCCATGGGCATCGCGGCCAGTTTCGGTGCCGGACTTCTCGAGGCGAACCGGACCGGTGGCACCGTCAAGCGGGCCCACTGCGGGTGGGCGGCTCATTCCGGAATTACGGCCGCGGAGCTGGCCCGCCACGGACTGACAGGGCCACCGACGGTGATCGAGGGCCGTTTCGGCTTCCTGCACGCCTTCTGCGGCGACCGGGCAGACGCCGCCAAGGTGGTCGAAGGACTCGGTGAGCAATGGGAGCTGCCGGGGATCTTCTTCAAGCCGTATCCCTGCAACCACTTCACCCAGGCGGGCATCGACGCCGCTCGTGAGGTCCGTGCCCGCGGCATCAACCCGGATGACATTATCGATATTGAGTTGGGTGTTCCCGCCCCAGTGCTGCGCACCATCGCCGAACCCAGGGAATCCAAGGCGCGGCCCGAATCCGGGTACCACGCCGCCTTCTCCGGACCGTTCACTGTGGCCCGGGCGCTCCTCGGGGGTTCCGGCCTCGGCGTCGGGCACCACGACTTCACCGATGCCATGGCAAAGGACCCGGAGACGCTGCGGCTGGCCGCACTCGTCCGGTGCTCTGCCGACGAGCGCAGCGGAAAGATCTACCCGCATCAGTTCCCCGCCGTGCTGCGCGTCAACACCAAGGATGGGGAATGGCACGAGGCCCGGGTGGAGTTCAACCGCGGCGGCCCGACTAACCCCCTGAGCGATGACGAACTGGCCGAGAAGTTCCGCCTCAACGTTGGCGACCGTCGGCCTGCCGAGGACGCGGACCGGGTCGCGGCGTTCGCCCTAGGCCTTGCGGACGCGTCGTCTGTCGCCGAGCTTATGGCCGCCGTCCGGGACTAAGCGGAGGCCGGCAAACGCAGCGGCCCGCACCCTTGGGGGTGCGGGCTGCCGCCGTCGTCTGCAGCGACGTGGGTGTCGACCAGTTGTCAGTTACTTCAGGCCAATTACGCGCTTCAGCAGCCCCAGCCACCAAGGGGCAGACGCATCAGTTGAAGGTGTCACTGGCAAGACCCTTTCGCTGGCATTCGCGCCTCGCAGCAGCTGAAGGAATTCTCGTTCTCCCAGGACGGTTATTTGCTGGCCAAGTGCCATGTAATCAAGGGCTTTGCGCTCCTTGCCGGTATTGCCTAAATCCCTGGCCGATGCCGAGTGCGTCGAATCTGATCGCCCGATGACGATGTATGTCGTCTTCTTGGTCACTCCCTGCCGGTTGACGGCACCGCATTCTGCAACCGCGGTCATCGCACCAAGCCGCGAGAAATTCTGCAGCTCGCCCGTGAAACAAAAAGTGTGACCAAAAAAGGGATGGGTTGGATCGGCGGCTGGATTGGGCTGAGGCAAGTCAGCTAGGCGAAGGGGCTGCGGATTATTGTCAGTCTGCGCGCCTGACAGAGGTCGCGCTTGAGCTGCCCGCGACGCTTTGTTGCTCTTCGCACCGATAGGCGCAGCCCACATCTCGCCCAGAGACTGATGCCGCCGCATACGGGCAATGGCAAGCACAACACTGGCGCAGGCGAGCGCGTCCGCCCCGGCCTCGTGATGCTGAAAGCGCGGAAGTTCCAAATGTTCAGTAACGTCATTCAATTTGTGGCGCGGAAGCTCTAAGTGCCCACGGGCGAGCTCCAGCGCACAATAGAAATCATGCCGGGGCAGGTCAACTCCGGTCGCTTCAGAGGCAGCCCTCATGACGCTCGCATCGAAACTCGCGTTGTATGCAACGAAGTTGCCGCCAGCGGCGAATCTGAAGATGAGGGCGAGCGACTCCTCCCAACTCCGCG
The nucleotide sequence above comes from Arthrobacter sp. KBS0702. Encoded proteins:
- a CDS encoding FAD-binding protein — translated: MSEFDFDLAVAGAGGGLIAALRAAELGHNVVVIDADEQFLRGNNTSMCTAMIPAAGTRWQEEAAVEDTPGRFLEDIERKTEGSADQRLADALTRASAPMVTWMADTLELPLELVTDFRYPGHSADRCHTITGRHGSTLLAHLVERVRRHDRIELITPMTLQEVEVTGGAVSGLVASTPDGARDRLAVPAVLLATNGYGGAPELVKQWIPEMAGVHYHGGFYSRGDALRIGTALGAGTAYLDAYQGHAALSASSQTLVGWATVLHGGLIVNADGRRFADETTGYSEFAALLAAQPDQTGWIIIDERIEQQCLAFTDFRQVAESGALLRADDLAALAERIRVPVDTLIDEVEAAGRAARGEEEDRQGRSDERRPLNGPFAAVRIVPALFHTQGGLVVDEHARVLTQKDQTPIPGLYASGGAASGISGHGAAGYLAGNGLLTAFGLAWLTAEHLGPRA
- a CDS encoding IclR family transcriptional regulator, with product MQTTSSGTTSAARAADVLMAFGRRNSALGISEIARSTGLSKAVVHRIVSTFVERGLLTYEASTRRYRLGPAAVTLGARALDTSPLRRAAREALVELQRQTGETATVSARVPGGRVYLDQVESTQEIKMTVEIGRCFDLHSGSSGRAILAFLSEEEQEDILARPLPRQTAATVTDPDALRAALREARALGMCHSEGERQEGAASLAAPVFSADGDVVGSVSVCGPSYRMTEEKRARYEEALLEAASRVSRNLGYNAPGAGREAAS
- a CDS encoding MmgE/PrpD family protein, giving the protein MSRHDLTGTVVGRLAALADHTRQDGLGPELRKDVARRVLDLLGNSLAAHDQPSAAAVIGVANGWGGNPDATAIGTGRRFPAATAGLVNGTLAHSMDSDDTHLPSVLHPSASVIPAALAVAEATGASGAALLDAAGVGIEITVRLGMGGYDEDLGNSEFFERGQHATSICGAVGSAAAAATLYGLDAEGIADAMGIAASFGAGLLEANRTGGTVKRAHCGWAAHSGITAAELARHGLTGPPTVIEGRFGFLHAFCGDRADAAKVVEGLGEQWELPGIFFKPYPCNHFTQAGIDAAREVRARGINPDDIIDIELGVPAPVLRTIAEPRESKARPESGYHAAFSGPFTVARALLGGSGLGVGHHDFTDAMAKDPETLRLAALVRCSADERSGKIYPHQFPAVLRVNTKDGEWHEARVEFNRGGPTNPLSDDELAEKFRLNVGDRRPAEDADRVAAFALGLADASSVAELMAAVRD
- a CDS encoding CoA ester lyase, coding for MIPRSWLYVPGHREDRIAKALRSDADAVIIDLEDAVPSPAKATALQNTLRALEASAADREVWVRLNPLDSVWSAQELESLGWQGRKPDGVRIAKAEDPEAIARAADILDCDMHLLIESASALRDATQLAGAHHRVTGLALGEADLAADLRVSPEGLDWARGWIVTAARSHGLASPVQSVYTDVADLDGLRRSSLQGRRQGFFGRTVIHPRQIDVVNHAFTPTPEEVSRAEGVVALAQTSAEAGETAVLDPDGRFIDPAVVENARLILDLAIRD
- a CDS encoding exonuclease domain-containing protein, which translates into the protein MSFTAIDFETANSQRGSVCSVGLAKVENGEIVERASWLIKPPRGLDHFDARNVGIHGIRPHDVATARSWEESLALIFRFAAGGNFVAYNASFDASVMRAASEATGVDLPRHDFYCALELARGHLELPRHKLNDVTEHLELPRFQHHEAGADALACASVVLAIARMRRHQSLGEMWAAPIGAKSNKASRAAQARPLSGAQTDNNPQPLRLADLPQPNPAADPTHPFFGHTFCFTGELQNFSRLGAMTAVAECGAVNRQGVTKKTTYIVIGRSDSTHSASARDLGNTGKERKALDYMALGQQITVLGEREFLQLLRGANASERVLPVTPSTDASAPWWLGLLKRVIGLK
- a CDS encoding cyclase family protein, producing the protein MQNLTTSTTDALLNAVTGSTQDVIELGHPHFTGMPSSPNHPGFRMTLIRRHGDMVRPDGGSASNEIIVTGGHVGTHVDALSHVSHEGMLHGGVDAEEAQRGGKFSQLGADKIPFLLRRGLLLDIAKLHGVDALDAGQAVTVDDLKDAAAAAGVTPGEGDVVLIRTGWARHFDDPARYLGQTDGVPGPDVEAGRWLASAGIVAAGADTTAFEHIPAGQGHSVLPVHRVMLVENGIHIIEHLNLEDASRYGLTEFTFVMAPLRITGGTGSPIRPVAVVSR